The following proteins are co-located in the Manihot esculenta cultivar AM560-2 chromosome 7, M.esculenta_v8, whole genome shotgun sequence genome:
- the LOC110619439 gene encoding magnesium transporter MRS2-4: MGRGSSIFSKSSRRRLKKKSGPPSPPVLTPPPPPPLRAVSSPQQLTDGSNNNNNNNNNSLIAGTGAKTKKKAVGARLWMRFDRFGISELMECDKSTIIKRVAIPARDLRILGPVFSHSSNILAREKAMVVNLEFIRAIVTAEEVLILDPLCQEVLPFVDQLRQQIPLKRSVNTQEAGHTDTQDNEVHSTEAAEGLQCELPFEFQVLEIALEVVCTYLDSNVADLERDAYPVLDELARNVSTKNLEHVRSLKSNLTRLLARVQKVRDEIEHLLDDNEDMADLYLTRKWVQNQQSEALLGTAASNSIITFAPPLRRLSSSHSASLVTGSILGENDVEDLEMLLEAYFMQLDGTRNKILSVREYIDDTEDYVNIQLDQQRNELIQLQLTLTIASFAITMDTLVASFFGMNIPCRLYEIQGIFGYFVGATSAACFLLFLLVLGYARWKKLLGS; the protein is encoded by the exons ATGGGAAGGGGGTCCTCTATTTTCTCTAAGAGCTCCAGGCGTCGCCTGAAGAAGAAGTCGGGGCCTCCGTCTCCACCTGTGCTGacccctcctcctcctccaccgtTGAGGGCAGTATCATCGCCGCAGCAATTGACTGATgggagtaataataataataataataacaataatagttTAATTGCGGGGACCGGGGCGAAGACGAAGAAGAAGGCCGTAGGGGCGAGGCTGTGGATGAGGTTTGATAGGTTTGGGATTTCGGAGCTGATGGAATGTGACAAAAGCACAATCATTAAGCGTGTGGCAATACCTGCTAGGGATTTGAGGATTCTTGGCCCTGTCTTTTCCCATTCGTCCAATATTCTTG CCAGGGAGAAAGCCATGGTTGTTAATCTAGAGTTTATAAGGGCCATAGTTACAGCTGAAGAAGTCCTGATTCTGGATCCTCTATGCCAAGAGGTTCTTCCATTTGTGGATCAGCTCAGGCAACAAATTCCTCTTAAAAGGTCAGTTAATACCCAGGAAGCAGGTCACACTGATACCCAAGATAATGAAGTGCATTCAACAGAAGCCGCTGAAGGTTTGCAGTGTGAGCTTCCATTTGAGTTTCAGGTTCTAGAAATCGCTTTAGAAGTTGTCTGCACATATTTGGACTCCAATGTGGCAGACCTAGAGCGAGATGCTTATCCTGTTCTGGATGAACTAGCCAGGAATGTTAGCACCAAGAATCTTGAACACGTTCGAAGTTTGAAAAGCAATCTCACACGTCTTCTTGCACGTGTGCAAAAG GTGAGGGATGAAATTGAACATCTATTAGATGATAATGAAGATATGGCAGATTTATATTTGACGAGGAAGTGGGTCCAGAATCAGCAATCTGAGGCTTTATTGGGAACTGCAGCTTCAAATAGCATTATCACTTTTGCCCCTCCTCTCCGCCGACTTAGTTCTAGTCACAGTGCAAGTTTGGTGACTGGCAGCATTTTGGGTGAAAATGATGTGGAGGACTTGGAGATGTTGCTTGAAGCATATTTTATGCAGTTGGATGGAACACGTAATAAGATCTTGTCT GTTCGtgaatatattgatgacacagAAGACTATGTCAACATCCAACTTGACCAGCAGCGAAATGAGCTCATTCAACTTCAGCTTACATTAACTATTGCATCATTTGCAATAACAATGGATACCTTAGTAGCATCGTTCTTTGGCATGAATATCCCCTGTCGATTGTATGAAATACAAGGGATATTTGGGTACTTTGTTGGGGCTACTTCTGCAGCATGTTTCTTACTTTTCCTGCTGGTTCTAGGATATGCTAGATGGAAGAAATTGCTTGGTTCATAA